In Salvelinus namaycush isolate Seneca chromosome 36, SaNama_1.0, whole genome shotgun sequence, one DNA window encodes the following:
- the LOC120030544 gene encoding A-kinase anchor protein 12-like isoform X3, whose product MERVQKSFAMLTNYTMSPPKLLDCPLTFTLTRPDTNLHQEGVFTTLNGLSPTNPTLKERLLIVSNVPTGTAAAKEVHDLVKRAGSYLDSLSLIDRIYFEMKSSSVAMAVCLHFQKFPSVVQNKPLKVNMLAKVKQPLQPPAQKTSVVSTKAKKKPIKGKKPVAKGVAAPVKPVTSTTTTTSTNATVSSSQPVAVATKQPGDGVIVAEAKQPGSDVAVMNSDGKATVAESGGKGGGISSTKDGKKKNGHPPKEDGGMETEEEAKEKKEDPATVDIVVSASLPTVAVSAPEEEVAMETQSTDGVASTNEIAAEPEQVPQQGSDVIALVSETVTTVATTEPCLISAVEGANNVANPVDSDTVAAFVPAQTPAPVPVELNVEDKPQDFPPVTEEILKALEAAVHQHRMGRLVEEQAKQEQNQGEGIQAKPLPNKKSPAAGETAEKKTPAGEKNQGPAEPEEKTGEKETMKKQEPRPEKKSQPDKKHPTQAKKTTDTKKTPSGSGQPDHKNGKSQAPGGRGRRGDRFSPERRDSSRHRSSRAPSEEGSLRRRDLVTPLAPLLAPAGAADMTAATPRKRGGKKRSRRGARATAETVKRLSPLGASLEISCYAGDEFTSDVIPGEANSFYLGQFNMDQFVTVDEVEGDEVENTNPPQSSSSSSHKTQDKASERSNRSSKRKRGTPDSPTPKSSQEHKESPTSSSSTPPAQKTPRKAAAKKAAAKPQPPATSGRKTRSSAAVVVATEAAETQEAAADTTSIADTEAEPVPLETRSQSEEEVVVVTKECDTEDVVPSSRHQMSVLDTAVTDNKEEKSAVSESDMETTAEKPPEVEGSEDTTQAEKGSSILGTEAQNGACPLELGLTHPSASAKERDLQKALELQEVETVSGHQVPRSLIDKVHDDDGGDFQILDEAVDDDTPRDGEEGSQDTQEQSVSLSLGYQAPAASESTGSQVPQTTLEEHEEISDDQQESAFQILDSLEDTEDNMADSSLAGQRGRRDSLPREMEGFQILDSVDDQTETTQALDNHTTEAKCQGGSKPLKGGKKAPQKKGKRVPKTQKVTKTAIGESEGGTPKKSNLVTLDEVSEEEEAYPDDAAEEEELIKKQKLVKEKQREKERGKEREEGRRSREKERKREEEREERVGVDTEGLVTLDEIGEDEGAEGPCLEPHPFSQEDESGDTFNPESLVTLDEAGGDGKDEMEEEEQNKSPEPAQIQQADNTGSPGAEDDCRGMEDIRRMDFVTVDEVGEEEEEEEAVATRRGGRGRKRARQTSARKSVKAKKVSVKNEEEEEPRADITPPTDPASVDAPSSLLQVAVTSEVDAQPAASVPDLQEKETEADTPPDQPSLEASSAGQERQTDPPENQSLEGKRETTDMTVGKTCTESTTLQEDSKQRREEEEEPELKRCRSESPLITDFKLPPFSPHNPIGQDFVVPKTGFFCKLCSLFYGSEDRAKKTHCSTLQHYQNMQKYYLKRQKQQAGSSSHGSE is encoded by the exons ATCTATTTTGAGATGAAATCTTCGTCGGTGGCGATGGCAGTGTGTCTTCATTTCCAGAAGTTCCCCAGTGTAGTTCAGAACAAACCTCTGAAGGTCAACATGCTGGCCAAGGTTAAACAGCCACTGCAGCCCCCAGCCCAGAAGACATCTGTTGTCAG CACCAAAGCCAAGAAGAAACCGATCAAAGGCAAGAAGCCTGTAGCTAAAGGTGTGGCAGCACCAGTTAAACCTGTTACTTCCACAACCACTACTACCAGCACCAATGCTACGGTCTCATCCTCTCAGCCTGTTGCTGTGGCTACCAAGCAACCGGGTGACGGCGTCATCGTCGCGGAGGCCAAGCAACCAGGAAGTGACGTCGCGGTGATGAATTCCGACGGAAAGGCAACGGTGGCGGAGTCTGGAGGAAAAGGGGGTGGGATTTCCTCGACAAAAGATGGGAAGAAGAAGAACGGCCATCCTCCcaaagaggatggagggatggaaactGAGGAGGAGGCAAAAGAAAAGAAGGAAGACCCTGCGACCGTCGACATCGTCGTTTCCGCCTCGTTACCTACGGTTGCCGTGTCCGCTCCCGAGGAAGAGGTCGCCATGGAAACCCAGAGCACCGACGGCGTCGCCTCGACCAATGAGATTGCAGCAGAACCCGAACAGGTCCCACAACAGGGCAGTGATGTCATTGCGTTGGTTAGTGAAACCGTGACGACTGTGGCCACAACAGAACCTTGTCTGATCTCCGCTGTGGAGGGAGCTAATAACGTCGCCAATCCCGTCGACTCTGACACCGTTGCCGCCTTTGTACCGGCACAAACACCGGCCCCTGTACCGGTAGAGTTAAATGTTGAAGACAAACCTCAGGACTTTCCTCCGGTGACTGAGGAGATCCTCAAGGCCCTGGAGGCAGCGGTGCACCAACACCGTATGGGGAGACTGGTGGAGGAACAGGCTAAACAGGAACAGAACCAGGGAGAGGGGATCCAGGCCAAGCCTCTACCCAACAAGAAGAGCCCTGCAGCTGGGGAGACGGCGGAGAAGAAGACCCCGGCTGGAGAAAAGAACCAG GGCCCGGCTGAGCCAGAAGAGAAGACTGGGGAGAAAGAGACGATGAAGAAACAGGAGCCACGCCCAGAGAAGAAGTCACAGCCGGACAAAAAGCATCCGACACAAGCTAAAAAGACCACCGACACGAAGAAGACACCTTCAGGATCTGGGCAACCAGACCACAAGAAT GGGAAGAGCCAGGCTCCTGGAGGGAGAGGCCGGCGTGGCGACCGCTtttccccagaaaggagagactcTTCTAGGCATAGAAGCAGCCGGGCTCCTTCCGAGGAGGGCTCCCTCCGACGTCGAGACTTGGTAACTCCTCTAGCGCCTCTTCTGGCTCCCGCAGGAGCAGCGGACATGACGGCAGCCACGCCAAGAAAAAGGGGAGGAAAGAAGAGGAGTAGGAGAGGAGCAAG AGCCACGGCAGAAACAGTAAAACGACTCTCTCCTCTAGGAGCAAGTCTAGAGATAAG TTGCTACGCGGGAGATGAGTTTACGTCTGACGTCATCCCCGGTGAAGCCAACTCCTTCTATCTGGGCCAGTTCAACATGGACCAGTTTGTTACTGTGGACGAGGTGGAAGGGGATGAGGTTGAGAACACCAACCCACCGCAGTCATCCTCATCTTCGTCACACAAGACTCAAGATAAGGCCTCGGAAAGGTCAAACCGATCGTCCAAACGCAAGAGGGGTACCCCAGATTCCCCAACTCCGAAATCTAGCCAGGAGCACAAGGAGTCACCCAcgtcctcctcctctaccccccctGCTCAGAAGACTCCACGAAAAGCCGCAGCAAAAAAGGCGGCAGCTAAACCTCAACCACCTGCCACCTCTGGACGCAAGACCAGGTCATCAGCAGCTGTTGTTGTAGCAACCGAAGCCGCAGAAACCCAGGAAGCCGCCGCCGACACCACCAGCATAGCCGATACGGAGGCGGAGCCTGTTCCCTTGGAGACTCGGTCTCAGTCGGAAGAGGAAGTAGTAGTGGTCACTAAGGAATGTGACACGGAGGATGTAGTACCGTCATCCCGCCACCAGATGTCAGTGTTGGACACTGCAGTGACAGACAACAAGGAAGAGAAAAGTGCTGTGTCAGAGAGCGATATGGAGACGACAGCTGAAAAACCTCCAGAGGTAGAGGGGAGCGAGGACACTACCCAGGCTGAAAAAGGTTCCTCGATTCTGGGTACCGAGGCTCAGAATGGAGCCTGTCCACTGGAGCTTGGTCTGACCCATCCGTCTGCCTCAGCCAAGGAGCGAGACCTTCAGAAGGCCCTGGAACTACAAGAGGTGGAGACGGTGTCGGGTCACCAGGTGCCCCGATCACTTATTGATAAAGtacatgatgatgatggtggtgatttCCAGATACTCGACGAAGCTGTGGACGATGACACACCTAGAGACGGAGAAGAGGGCAGTCAAGACACTCAAGAACAGTCTGTATCTCTATCTCTGGGTTACCAGGCGCCTGCGGCCTCCGAATCTACAGGTTCCCAGGTGCCTCAAACTACTCTAGAGGAACACGAAGAGATCTCCGACGACCAACAAGAATCTGCTTTCCAGATCCTCGACTCTCTAGAAGACACTGAAGACAACATGGCCGACTCCTCTCTCGCAGGCCAACGAGGCCGAAGAGATTCTCTacccagagagatggaggggttcCAGATACTAGATTCAGTCGACGATCAGACGGAAACGACTCAAGCTCTGGACAACCATACGACTGAAGCTAAATGTCAGGGAGGCTCCAAGCCTCTAAAGGGGGGCAAGAAGGCACCCCAAAAGAAGGGTAAGAGGGTACCCAAAACTCAAAAGGTGACCAAGACCGCAATAGGAGAGTCCGAGGGGGGTACCCCGAAAAAGAGTAACCTTGTCACCTTGGATGAGGTgagcgaggaggaggaggcttACCCAGATGACGCCGCCGAAGAGGAAGAACTGATTAAGAAACAAAAactggtgaaggagaagcagcgagagaaggaaagagggaaggagagagaggaagggaggaggagtagagagaaggaacggaagagggaggaggagagagaggagagggtcggaGTGGATACTGAGGGCTTGGTGACTTTGGATGAGATCGGCGAGGATGAAGGAGCGGAGGGGCCTTGCCTGGAGCCACACCCCTTCAGCCAGGAGGACGAATCAGGAGACACCTTCAACCCAGAG AGTCTGGTAACCCTGGATGAGGCTGGAGGTGATGGGAAGGatgagatggaggaggaagagcagaACAAGAGTCCTGAACCAGCGCAGATCCAGCAAGCTGACAacacag GGTCTCCTGGTGCAGAGGACGACTGCAGGGGCATGGAGGATATCAGGAGAATGGACTTTGTGACCGTGGATgaagtgggagaggaggaggaggaagaggaggctgttgctacaaggagaggaggcagggggaggaagagggccCGACAGACCTCTG CCAGGAAATCAGTGAAAGCAAAGAAGGTGAGCGTCAAAAACGAGGAAGAAGAGGAGCCTCGGGCAGATATTACTCCTCCCACTGACCCAGCTTCCGTTGACGCTCCCTCCTCATTGCTCCAAGTCGCTGTGACATCAGAGGTGGACGCCCAACCAGCTGCCTCAGTTCCAGACCtccaggagaaagagacggaggctGATACCCCGCCAGACCAACCCAGCCTGGAGGCCTCCTCAGCTGGGCAGGAGAGGCAGACTGACCCCCCTGAGAACCAGAGTCTGGAGGGGAAACGGGAGACAACAGACATGACTGTTGGAAAGACTTGTACCGAGTCCACAACACTACAAG aaGACAgtaaacagagaagagaggaggaagaggagcctGAATTAAAGCGTTGTCGTTCTGAGTCTCCTCTGATCACAGACTTCAAACTGCCTCCCTTCAGTCCTCACAACCCTATAG gccaGGACTTTGTGGTTCCTAAGACAGGGTTCTTCTGTAAGTTGTGTTCTCTGTTCTACGGGAGTGAAGACAGAGCCAAGAAGACCCACTGCAGCACTCTGCAACACTATCAGAACATGCAG aaATATTACCTGAAGCGTCAGAAGCAACAAGCAGGAAGTTCTAGCCACGGCTCCGAATGA
- the LOC120030544 gene encoding A-kinase anchor protein 12-like isoform X1, translated as MERVQKSFAMLTNYTMSPPKLLDCPLTFTLTRPDTNLHQEGVFTTLNGLSPTNPTLKERLLIVSNVPTGTAAAKEVHDLVKRAGSYLDSLSLIDRIYFEMKSSSVAMAVCLHFQKFPSVVQNKPLKVNMLAKVKQPLQPPAQKTSVVSTKAKKKPIKGKKPVAKGVAAPVKPVTSTTTTTSTNATVSSSQPVAVATKQPGDGVIVAEAKQPGSDVAVMNSDGKATVAESGGKGGGISSTKDGKKKNGHPPKEDGGMETEEEAKEKKEDPATVDIVVSASLPTVAVSAPEEEVAMETQSTDGVASTNEIAAEPEQVPQQGSDVIALVSETVTTVATTEPCLISAVEGANNVANPVDSDTVAAFVPAQTPAPVPVELNVEDKPQDFPPVTEEILKALEAAVHQHRMGRLVEEQAKQEQNQGEGIQAKPLPNKKSPAAGETAEKKTPAGEKNQGEGIQAKPVPNKKSPAAGETAEKKTPTGEKNQGEGIQAKPVPNKKSPAAGETAEKKTPAGEKNQGPAEPEEKTGEKETMKKQEPRPEKKSQPDKKHPTQAKKTTDTKKTPSGSGQPDHKNGKSQAPGGRGRRGDRFSPERRDSSRHRSSRAPSEEGSLRRRDLVTPLAPLLAPAGAADMTAATPRKRGGKKRSRRGARATAETVKRLSPLGASLEISCYAGDEFTSDVIPGEANSFYLGQFNMDQFVTVDEVEGDEVENTNPPQSSSSSSHKTQDKASERSNRSSKRKRGTPDSPTPKSSQEHKESPTSSSSTPPAQKTPRKAAAKKAAAKPQPPATSGRKTRSSAAVVVATEAAETQEAAADTTSIADTEAEPVPLETRSQSEEEVVVVTKECDTEDVVPSSRHQMSVLDTAVTDNKEEKSAVSESDMETTAEKPPEVEGSEDTTQAEKGSSILGTEAQNGACPLELGLTHPSASAKERDLQKALELQEVETVSGHQVPRSLIDKVHDDDGGDFQILDEAVDDDTPRDGEEGSQDTQEQSVSLSLGYQAPAASESTGSQVPQTTLEEHEEISDDQQESAFQILDSLEDTEDNMADSSLAGQRGRRDSLPREMEGFQILDSVDDQTETTQALDNHTTEAKCQGGSKPLKGGKKAPQKKGKRVPKTQKVTKTAIGESEGGTPKKSNLVTLDEVSEEEEAYPDDAAEEEELIKKQKLVKEKQREKERGKEREEGRRSREKERKREEEREERVGVDTEGLVTLDEIGEDEGAEGPCLEPHPFSQEDESGDTFNPESLVTLDEAGGDGKDEMEEEEQNKSPEPAQIQQADNTGSPGAEDDCRGMEDIRRMDFVTVDEVGEEEEEEEAVATRRGGRGRKRARQTSARKSVKAKKVSVKNEEEEEPRADITPPTDPASVDAPSSLLQVAVTSEVDAQPAASVPDLQEKETEADTPPDQPSLEASSAGQERQTDPPENQSLEGKRETTDMTVGKTCTESTTLQEDSKQRREEEEEPELKRCRSESPLITDFKLPPFSPHNPIGQDFVVPKTGFFCKLCSLFYGSEDRAKKTHCSTLQHYQNMQKYYLKRQKQQAGSSSHGSE; from the exons ATCTATTTTGAGATGAAATCTTCGTCGGTGGCGATGGCAGTGTGTCTTCATTTCCAGAAGTTCCCCAGTGTAGTTCAGAACAAACCTCTGAAGGTCAACATGCTGGCCAAGGTTAAACAGCCACTGCAGCCCCCAGCCCAGAAGACATCTGTTGTCAG CACCAAAGCCAAGAAGAAACCGATCAAAGGCAAGAAGCCTGTAGCTAAAGGTGTGGCAGCACCAGTTAAACCTGTTACTTCCACAACCACTACTACCAGCACCAATGCTACGGTCTCATCCTCTCAGCCTGTTGCTGTGGCTACCAAGCAACCGGGTGACGGCGTCATCGTCGCGGAGGCCAAGCAACCAGGAAGTGACGTCGCGGTGATGAATTCCGACGGAAAGGCAACGGTGGCGGAGTCTGGAGGAAAAGGGGGTGGGATTTCCTCGACAAAAGATGGGAAGAAGAAGAACGGCCATCCTCCcaaagaggatggagggatggaaactGAGGAGGAGGCAAAAGAAAAGAAGGAAGACCCTGCGACCGTCGACATCGTCGTTTCCGCCTCGTTACCTACGGTTGCCGTGTCCGCTCCCGAGGAAGAGGTCGCCATGGAAACCCAGAGCACCGACGGCGTCGCCTCGACCAATGAGATTGCAGCAGAACCCGAACAGGTCCCACAACAGGGCAGTGATGTCATTGCGTTGGTTAGTGAAACCGTGACGACTGTGGCCACAACAGAACCTTGTCTGATCTCCGCTGTGGAGGGAGCTAATAACGTCGCCAATCCCGTCGACTCTGACACCGTTGCCGCCTTTGTACCGGCACAAACACCGGCCCCTGTACCGGTAGAGTTAAATGTTGAAGACAAACCTCAGGACTTTCCTCCGGTGACTGAGGAGATCCTCAAGGCCCTGGAGGCAGCGGTGCACCAACACCGTATGGGGAGACTGGTGGAGGAACAGGCTAAACAGGAACAGAACCAGGGAGAGGGGATCCAGGCCAAGCCTCTACCCAACAAGAAGAGCCCTGCAGCTGGGGAGACGGCGGAGAAGAAGACCCCGGCTGGAGAAAAGAACCAGGGAGAGGGGATCCAGGCCAAGCCTGTACCCAACAAGAAGAGCCCTGCAGCTGGGGAGACGGCGGAGAAAAAGACCCCGACTGGAGAAAAGAACCAGGGAGAGGGGATCCAGGCCAAGCCTGTACCCAACAAGAAGAGCCCTGCAGCTGGGGAGACGGCGGAGAAGAAGACCCCGGCTGGAGAAAAGAACCAGGGCCCGGCTGAGCCAGAAGAGAAGACTGGGGAGAAAGAGACGATGAAGAAACAGGAGCCACGCCCAGAGAAGAAGTCACAGCCGGACAAAAAGCATCCGACACAAGCTAAAAAGACCACCGACACGAAGAAGACACCTTCAGGATCTGGGCAACCAGACCACAAGAAT GGGAAGAGCCAGGCTCCTGGAGGGAGAGGCCGGCGTGGCGACCGCTtttccccagaaaggagagactcTTCTAGGCATAGAAGCAGCCGGGCTCCTTCCGAGGAGGGCTCCCTCCGACGTCGAGACTTGGTAACTCCTCTAGCGCCTCTTCTGGCTCCCGCAGGAGCAGCGGACATGACGGCAGCCACGCCAAGAAAAAGGGGAGGAAAGAAGAGGAGTAGGAGAGGAGCAAG AGCCACGGCAGAAACAGTAAAACGACTCTCTCCTCTAGGAGCAAGTCTAGAGATAAG TTGCTACGCGGGAGATGAGTTTACGTCTGACGTCATCCCCGGTGAAGCCAACTCCTTCTATCTGGGCCAGTTCAACATGGACCAGTTTGTTACTGTGGACGAGGTGGAAGGGGATGAGGTTGAGAACACCAACCCACCGCAGTCATCCTCATCTTCGTCACACAAGACTCAAGATAAGGCCTCGGAAAGGTCAAACCGATCGTCCAAACGCAAGAGGGGTACCCCAGATTCCCCAACTCCGAAATCTAGCCAGGAGCACAAGGAGTCACCCAcgtcctcctcctctaccccccctGCTCAGAAGACTCCACGAAAAGCCGCAGCAAAAAAGGCGGCAGCTAAACCTCAACCACCTGCCACCTCTGGACGCAAGACCAGGTCATCAGCAGCTGTTGTTGTAGCAACCGAAGCCGCAGAAACCCAGGAAGCCGCCGCCGACACCACCAGCATAGCCGATACGGAGGCGGAGCCTGTTCCCTTGGAGACTCGGTCTCAGTCGGAAGAGGAAGTAGTAGTGGTCACTAAGGAATGTGACACGGAGGATGTAGTACCGTCATCCCGCCACCAGATGTCAGTGTTGGACACTGCAGTGACAGACAACAAGGAAGAGAAAAGTGCTGTGTCAGAGAGCGATATGGAGACGACAGCTGAAAAACCTCCAGAGGTAGAGGGGAGCGAGGACACTACCCAGGCTGAAAAAGGTTCCTCGATTCTGGGTACCGAGGCTCAGAATGGAGCCTGTCCACTGGAGCTTGGTCTGACCCATCCGTCTGCCTCAGCCAAGGAGCGAGACCTTCAGAAGGCCCTGGAACTACAAGAGGTGGAGACGGTGTCGGGTCACCAGGTGCCCCGATCACTTATTGATAAAGtacatgatgatgatggtggtgatttCCAGATACTCGACGAAGCTGTGGACGATGACACACCTAGAGACGGAGAAGAGGGCAGTCAAGACACTCAAGAACAGTCTGTATCTCTATCTCTGGGTTACCAGGCGCCTGCGGCCTCCGAATCTACAGGTTCCCAGGTGCCTCAAACTACTCTAGAGGAACACGAAGAGATCTCCGACGACCAACAAGAATCTGCTTTCCAGATCCTCGACTCTCTAGAAGACACTGAAGACAACATGGCCGACTCCTCTCTCGCAGGCCAACGAGGCCGAAGAGATTCTCTacccagagagatggaggggttcCAGATACTAGATTCAGTCGACGATCAGACGGAAACGACTCAAGCTCTGGACAACCATACGACTGAAGCTAAATGTCAGGGAGGCTCCAAGCCTCTAAAGGGGGGCAAGAAGGCACCCCAAAAGAAGGGTAAGAGGGTACCCAAAACTCAAAAGGTGACCAAGACCGCAATAGGAGAGTCCGAGGGGGGTACCCCGAAAAAGAGTAACCTTGTCACCTTGGATGAGGTgagcgaggaggaggaggcttACCCAGATGACGCCGCCGAAGAGGAAGAACTGATTAAGAAACAAAAactggtgaaggagaagcagcgagagaaggaaagagggaaggagagagaggaagggaggaggagtagagagaaggaacggaagagggaggaggagagagaggagagggtcggaGTGGATACTGAGGGCTTGGTGACTTTGGATGAGATCGGCGAGGATGAAGGAGCGGAGGGGCCTTGCCTGGAGCCACACCCCTTCAGCCAGGAGGACGAATCAGGAGACACCTTCAACCCAGAG AGTCTGGTAACCCTGGATGAGGCTGGAGGTGATGGGAAGGatgagatggaggaggaagagcagaACAAGAGTCCTGAACCAGCGCAGATCCAGCAAGCTGACAacacag GGTCTCCTGGTGCAGAGGACGACTGCAGGGGCATGGAGGATATCAGGAGAATGGACTTTGTGACCGTGGATgaagtgggagaggaggaggaggaagaggaggctgttgctacaaggagaggaggcagggggaggaagagggccCGACAGACCTCTG CCAGGAAATCAGTGAAAGCAAAGAAGGTGAGCGTCAAAAACGAGGAAGAAGAGGAGCCTCGGGCAGATATTACTCCTCCCACTGACCCAGCTTCCGTTGACGCTCCCTCCTCATTGCTCCAAGTCGCTGTGACATCAGAGGTGGACGCCCAACCAGCTGCCTCAGTTCCAGACCtccaggagaaagagacggaggctGATACCCCGCCAGACCAACCCAGCCTGGAGGCCTCCTCAGCTGGGCAGGAGAGGCAGACTGACCCCCCTGAGAACCAGAGTCTGGAGGGGAAACGGGAGACAACAGACATGACTGTTGGAAAGACTTGTACCGAGTCCACAACACTACAAG aaGACAgtaaacagagaagagaggaggaagaggagcctGAATTAAAGCGTTGTCGTTCTGAGTCTCCTCTGATCACAGACTTCAAACTGCCTCCCTTCAGTCCTCACAACCCTATAG gccaGGACTTTGTGGTTCCTAAGACAGGGTTCTTCTGTAAGTTGTGTTCTCTGTTCTACGGGAGTGAAGACAGAGCCAAGAAGACCCACTGCAGCACTCTGCAACACTATCAGAACATGCAG aaATATTACCTGAAGCGTCAGAAGCAACAAGCAGGAAGTTCTAGCCACGGCTCCGAATGA